Proteins co-encoded in one Sander vitreus isolate 19-12246 chromosome 9, sanVit1, whole genome shotgun sequence genomic window:
- the use1 gene encoding vesicle transport protein USE1, with protein sequence MSCLASYCCDGVSVSNMASRLEINFIRLLSRCESIASEKRGETEWRLEKYVGALEEMLVALRKSLSKPTAEMLTEYTRKVDFLKGLLEAEKLSSPTEKALANQFLAPGRTPTIANERMPVSKTVHMQTKARCTGEMRDELLGTGVSGKGMSETDLRNRRGLPLDERQSAAELEAVLQHHHNLQEKLAEDMLHLARNLKNNTLAAQNIIKQDNQTLSQSMRQADMNFEKLKTESERLEQHTKKSVNWLLWLMLILVSFTFISMILFIRIFPRLR encoded by the exons ATGTCCTGTCTGGCGTCATATTGTTGCGACGGTGTGTCAGTTTCAAACATGGCTTCTAGATTAGAAATCAATTTTATCCGGTTATTGTCCCGCTGTGAATCTATAGCGTCGGAGAAACGAGGAGAAACGGAATGGAGGTTAGAAAAG TATGTTGGTGCCCTGGAGGAGATGCTGGTGGCTCTGAGGAAAAGCCTGAG CAAACCCACAGCGGAAATGCTGACTGAATACACAAGAAAAGTAGATTTTCTGAAAGGACTTCTTGAGGCAGAGAAACTG TCTTCACCAACAGAAAAAGCTTTAGCTAATCAGTTCCTCGCCCCCGGACGAACGCCCACAATAGCCAATGAGAGGATGCCTGTCTCTAAAACTGTCCACATGCAGACGAAGGCCCGGTGTACAGGGGAGATGAGGGACGAGCTGCTCGGCACG GGGGTATCAGGCAAAG GCATGTCAGAAACCGACTTGCGAAACAGAAG AGGTCTTCCTCTGGATGAGCGTCAGTCTGCTGCAGAGCTGGAGGCCGTCCTGCAGCACCACCACAACCTGCAGGAGAAACTCGCTGAGGACATGCTTCACCTGGCCCGCAACTTGAAGAACAACACTCTGGCAGCACAGAACATCATCAAACAGGACAACCAG ACTCTGAGCCAGTCTATGCGTCAGGCAGACATGAACTTTGAGAAGCTGAAGACGGAGTCGGAGCGACTGGAGCAGCACACCAAGAAGTCCGTTAACTGGCTGCTGTGGCTGATGCTGATCCTGGTCTCCTTCACCTTCATCAGCATGATCCTCTTCATCAGAATCTTCCCCCGTCTCCGATGA